A single genomic interval of Streptomyces sp. NBC_00663 harbors:
- a CDS encoding hydrogenase maturation protease: MHKRGRIAVIGVGNEFRRDDGVGWAVLARLGERPLPPDTVLTTCDGDPGRLIGLWEGARLAVVVDAAHAHPGTPGRVHRLELAAGLLGRTPTTSSHGLGLGEAVELARVLGQLPERLVVYAVEGADATLGTGLSPAVADAVEPVVTAVADELARETREAARRPA, from the coding sequence ATGCACAAGCGTGGTCGCATCGCCGTCATCGGCGTCGGGAACGAGTTCCGGCGCGACGACGGCGTGGGCTGGGCCGTCCTGGCCCGCCTGGGTGAGCGGCCGTTGCCACCGGACACCGTCCTCACCACGTGCGACGGCGACCCCGGTCGGCTGATCGGCCTGTGGGAGGGCGCCCGGCTCGCCGTCGTCGTCGACGCGGCCCACGCCCACCCGGGCACTCCCGGGCGCGTCCACCGCCTGGAGCTGGCCGCGGGGCTCCTCGGCCGGACGCCCACGACCAGCTCGCACGGTCTGGGCCTCGGCGAGGCGGTGGAACTCGCCCGCGTTCTCGGCCAGTTGCCGGAGCGCCTGGTCGTCTACGCCGTGGAGGGCGCCGACGCCACCCTGGGCACCGGTCTCTCCCCCGCCGTGGCGGACGCCGTCGAACCCGTCGTCACGGCCGTCGCGGACGAGCTCGCACGGGAGACGCGCGAAGCGGCGAGGAGGCCGGCATGA